A genomic region of Antennarius striatus isolate MH-2024 chromosome 4, ASM4005453v1, whole genome shotgun sequence contains the following coding sequences:
- the ppfibp1b gene encoding liprin-beta-1b isoform X3 has protein sequence MMSDASDMLAAALEQMDGIIAGSKALDYSNGLFDCQSPTSPFMGSLRALHLLEDLRSVVELMDTEERESLRCQIPDSTADSLVEWLHGHLSNGHISLSGGDHYQERLSRLENDKESLVLQVSVLTDQVEAQGEKIRDLDLCLEEHRDKLNATEEMLQQELLCRTALETQKLELMSEVSNLKLKLNSMDKDRLDFDRFRDSEDLVLEINEMRYRLTELETEKLQYEKKLKSTKEELILVKRQLEGKDGDMRRLQDDTGFKVVAPGSADPTERDVEVQRMKKAVESLMAANEEKDRKIEELKQSLLRYKKVQDMVMSVQGKKEKTKDNELVETSGDVMFPSVDSAPMESENREATEQVASLVEQVGMKNPDEMESVTEHCEEPSSTVSPPEPEQASESLVINLESGAEATTTVSQDQLDESKTEKYTDISKTSEKPPMRPSATLPANIEEDSFGSRKARSSFGRGFFKIRVDKKTGSAPNLDRNRSASAPMLAETERQGTDHLDLAGLPQTSTNSDSTHTLPVTPESKKKSKGIKKLFGRLKRSQSTTFNLDDNIPEGEFKRGGVRATAGPRLGWSCDLKRANNDVDAPFARWSKDQVCDWLQEQGLGLYINMARVWISSGQTLLQASQQDLEKELGIKHPLHKKKLQLALQALGSEEENNRGKLDYNWVTRWLDDIGLPQYKTQFDEGRVDGRMLHYMTVDDLLSLKVGSVLHHLSIKRAIQVLRLNNYEPNCLRRRPSDENNISPAEISQWTNHRVMEWLRSVDLAEYAPNLRGSGVHGGLMVLEPRFNVETMALLLNIPPNKTLLRRHLATHFNLLIGSEAQQLKQECLENPDYTLLTATTKVKPRKLSFGNFSGLRKKKHEDNEEYVCPMDVEMPKGRSFQKGLELQIYEDDLDRLEQMEDSEGTVRQIGAFSEGIQNLTSMLKDDEFFKEISNSPNPSVTDDDSNA, from the exons GCTCTAAGGCTCTAGACTACTCCAATGGGCTTTTTGACTGCCAGTCGCCAACCTCCCCTTTCATGGGCAGCCTGAGGGCTCTTCACCTTTTGGAAGACCTGAGGAGCGTCGTGGAGTTGATGGACACAGAGGAAAGGGAAAGCCTACGCTGCCAGATCCCTGACTCCACAGCTGACAGTCTGGTCGAGTGGCTACATGGTCATCTG TCCAACGGGCACATCTCTCTGAGCGGAGGAGACCACTACCAGGAAAGGCTTTCCAGGCTTGAGAATGATAAGGAGTCTCTGGTCCTTCAG GTGAGTGTACTGACAGACCAGGTGGAGGCTCAGGGAGAGAAGATTCGAGATCTGGATTTATGTTTGGAGGAGCACAGGGACAAACTCAATGCCACTGAGGAGATGCTGCAACAG GAGCTTCTCTGCAGAACTGCACTTGAGACCCAAAAACTTGAGTTGATGTCTGAAGTGTCCaatctgaagctgaagctgaactccATGGACAAGGACAGGCTGGACTTTGACAGATTTAGAGATAGTGAG GACCTGGTTCttgaaattaatgaaatgagGTACAGATTGACAGAGCTGGAGACTGAAAAACTGCAGTACGAAAAGAAGCTTAAATCGACAAAG GAGGAGTTGATCTTAGTGAAGAGGCAGCTGGAGGGCAAAGACGGAGATATGAGGAGACTGCAGGATGACACAGGCTTCAAAGTCGTCGCCCCAGGGAGTGCAGATCCCACAGAGAGAG ATGTGGAAGTGCAGAGAATGAAAAAAGCAGTTGAATCATTAATGGCAGCCAATGAAGAGAAG GATCGTAAGATTGAAGAACTGAAGCAGTCGCTGCTGCGGTACAAAAAAGTTCAAGATATGGTGATGTCAGTGCAAGGGAAGAAAG AGAAAACCAAAGATAATGAGCTTGTTGAGACTTCTGGTGACGTCATGTTCCCGTCTGTCGACTCTGCTCCTATGGAGTCAGAAAATCGTGAGGCAACGGAACAAGTTGCCTCACTGGTTGAACAAGTCGGAATGAAGAACCCAGATGAG ATGGAGAGTGTCACTGAACATTGTGAGGAGCCCTCATCCACAGTCAGCCCCCCAGAACCAGAGCAAGCATCAGAATCTCTTGTAATAAATTTAGAAAG tggtGCAGAAGCAACAACGACTGTCAGCCAGGACCAGCTGGATGAGAGCAAAACTGAAAAG TATACAGATATCAGTAAGACGAGTGAGAAGCCACCCATGAGGCCTTCTGCCACCTTACCTGCCAACATAGAGGAGGACAGCTTTGGTTCAAGAAAGGCTCGTTCTTCTTTTGGAAGGGGCTTCTTCAAAATCCGTGTGGACAAGAAGACAGGCAGCGCCCCTAACCTCG ACCGCAACCGGAGTGCGAGTGCGCCCATGCTAG CTGAAACAGAGCGACAGGGGACTGACCACCTGGATCTGGCTGGGCTTCCACAGACATCCACTAACAGCGACAGCACCCACACCCTACCTGTGACTCCTGAGAGCAAGAAGAAatcaaaaggaataaaaaaactcTTTGGGAG GCTGAAAAGGAGTCAGTCTACCACATTTAACTTGGATGACAACATACCAGAGGGTGAATTTAAGCGGGGGGGAGTGCGAGCCACAGCTGGACCCAGACTGGGTTGGTCTTGTGACCTCAAGAGAGCCAACAA TGATGTTGATGCTCCATTTGCGCGCTGGTCAAAGGATCAGGTGTGTGACTGGCTACAGGAGCAGGGCCTTGGTCTTTATATAAACATGGCTCGTGTATGGATCTCCTCTGGTCAGACTCTTCTGCAGGCCTCGCAGCAGGACCTGGAGAAG GAGCTGGGCATCAAACACCCACTGCACAAGAAGAAGCTTCAGCTGGCTCTGCAGGCTCTCGGCTCAGAGGAGGAGAATAATCGGGGAAAGCTGGACTACAACTGGGTGACCA GATGGCTGGATGATATAGGTCTGCCTCAGTATAAGACCCAATTTGATGAGGGGAGGGTAGATGGTCGCATGCTTCACTACATGACTGTG GATGACCTGCTTTCTCTGAAAGTGGGGAGTGTCCTGCATCACCTCAGCATCAAGAGAGCTATCCAAGTGCTCCGACTCAACAACTATGAGCCCAACTGTTTGCGGCGGCGTCCATCTGACGAG AACAACATCTCTCCAGCTGAGATTTCTCAGTGGACCAACCATAGAGTGATGGAGTGGCTGCGGTCGGTGGACCTCGCTGAATATGCTCCTAACCTGAGAGGCAGTGGTGTACATGGAGGTCTGATG GTTCTGGAACCACGGTTCAACGTAGAGACCATGGCTTTGCTTCTGAATATCCCCCCTAACAAGACGCTGCTGCGCCGCCACCTTGCCACACATTTCAACCTGCTCATTGGTTCAGAGGCACAGCAGCTAAAGCAGGAGTGTCTGGAGAACCCTGATTACACTCTGCTTACTGCCACCACGAAGGTCAAG CCAAGAAAACTATCTTTTGGTAACTTTAGCGgtctgaggaagaagaagcacGAAGACAATGAGGAGTACGTGTGTCCGATGGATGTCGAGATGCCAAAGGGACGAAGCTTTCAGAAAGGCTTGGAGCTCCAAATTTATGAGGATGACCTCGATCGACTAGAACAG ATGGAGGACTCTGAGGGGACTGTGAGGCAGATTGGTGCTTTTTCTGAAGGAATTCAAAACCTGACG AGCATGCTGAAAGATGATGAGTTCTTCAAGGAGATTTCAAATTCACCAAACCCCAGTGTGACAGACGACGACTCCAATGCATGA